Proteins from a single region of Haloterrigena alkaliphila:
- the pstA gene encoding phosphate ABC transporter permease PstA produces the protein MATTDEPTDSWFGADGQVSQLRGVLFKAGCLGATLLALFLVFVFLVYVAVDAIEPGTADPAWWATVVATVAVPGATLAIYYYRFDPRAGEVAYTALGLPVAATLLAGGVGIVFRHIVSPYEWLALVVAALVAYGALEAHERVRRAGAFERAAVAVVVLALTIVGLPGLVPSLRGMILSLPVLPTASLSLLGTFVAPIALAAGWYVRRVRESERAGLIAGGATFAAAALGVAAEPIAGVSWTTWIILTTVIGVPVGLYVEGVLRRGEGISGLALPVVLAAGAVVCAVVVETAGFTGPDVWLDWEFLTTAHNRTPREAGIYPALVGSVMMIIVVAVAAFPVGVGAAIYLEEYAPNEGLLGSFVELIEVNIANLAGVPSVVYGLLGLALFVKSGGLQPGIVIVGGLTVALLILPIVIVSAQEAIRAVPDSQREAAYGMGATRWQTVRSVVLPRAMPGIMTGTILALGRAIGETAPLLMVGVAAVVRISPDSFYGLFNAMPRQLYSWAQLAKPDFYHGVLAAGVLVLLVVLLMMNGTAILLRNKYQRSD, from the coding sequence ATGGCGACGACCGACGAGCCGACGGACTCCTGGTTCGGCGCGGACGGGCAGGTGAGCCAGCTCCGCGGTGTGCTGTTCAAAGCCGGCTGCCTCGGCGCGACGCTGCTCGCGCTGTTCCTCGTGTTCGTCTTCCTCGTCTACGTGGCGGTCGACGCGATCGAACCGGGAACGGCCGACCCGGCCTGGTGGGCGACGGTCGTCGCGACCGTCGCTGTTCCGGGGGCCACCCTCGCGATCTACTACTACCGCTTCGATCCACGGGCGGGTGAAGTCGCGTACACGGCGCTCGGACTGCCCGTCGCCGCGACGCTGCTCGCCGGCGGCGTCGGCATCGTTTTCAGACACATCGTCAGCCCGTACGAGTGGCTCGCGCTCGTCGTCGCGGCGCTCGTCGCGTACGGCGCGCTCGAGGCCCACGAACGAGTTCGGAGGGCCGGCGCGTTCGAGCGGGCCGCAGTTGCCGTTGTCGTGCTCGCGCTCACGATCGTCGGACTCCCGGGACTCGTCCCGAGCCTTCGAGGGATGATACTGTCGCTCCCGGTCCTTCCGACGGCATCGCTATCGCTGCTGGGTACGTTCGTCGCACCGATCGCGCTGGCTGCCGGCTGGTACGTCCGTCGCGTCCGCGAGAGCGAGCGCGCGGGCCTGATCGCCGGCGGCGCGACGTTCGCCGCGGCCGCTCTGGGCGTCGCCGCCGAACCGATCGCGGGCGTCTCCTGGACGACGTGGATCATCCTGACGACGGTCATTGGCGTTCCCGTCGGTCTGTACGTTGAGGGCGTTCTCAGACGCGGCGAGGGCATCTCCGGACTCGCGTTACCCGTCGTACTCGCGGCCGGCGCGGTCGTCTGCGCCGTCGTCGTCGAAACGGCCGGGTTCACCGGGCCCGACGTCTGGCTCGATTGGGAGTTCCTGACTACCGCTCACAACCGGACACCGCGTGAAGCCGGGATCTATCCCGCGCTCGTCGGATCGGTGATGATGATCATCGTCGTGGCCGTCGCGGCGTTCCCCGTGGGCGTCGGCGCCGCGATCTACCTCGAGGAGTACGCGCCGAACGAGGGACTACTCGGATCGTTCGTCGAACTCATCGAGGTCAATATCGCGAACCTCGCCGGGGTGCCGTCGGTGGTCTACGGACTGCTCGGGCTGGCTCTGTTCGTCAAATCGGGCGGGTTGCAACCCGGCATCGTTATCGTGGGCGGCCTGACGGTCGCGCTGCTCATTCTACCGATCGTCATCGTCTCCGCCCAGGAGGCGATCCGAGCGGTCCCCGACTCCCAGCGAGAGGCGGCCTACGGCATGGGCGCGACGAGGTGGCAGACGGTCCGGAGCGTCGTCCTGCCGCGGGCGATGCCCGGCATCATGACCGGAACGATCCTCGCGCTCGGCCGCGCGATCGGCGAGACGGCGCCGCTGCTGATGGTCGGCGTCGCGGCGGTCGTCCGGATCTCGCCGGATTCGTTCTACGGGCTGTTCAACGCGATGCCGCGACAGCTCTACTCGTGGGCGCAGTTAGCGAAGCCCGACTTCTATCACGGCGTCCTGGCAGCTGGCGTCCTCGTGCTGCTCGTCGTCCTCCTGATGATGAACGGCACCGCGATCCTCCTTCGCAACAAGTATCAACGAAGCGACTGA